The Gammaproteobacteria bacterium genome has a segment encoding these proteins:
- a CDS encoding hypothetical protein (Evidence 5 : Unknown function), whose translation MVLDIGLDCREISSDQLRLFLGNFISPNLMGKHYLTSLFSPKSVAVFGASDRSESVGGIVYQNLIAGFHGPVYGINPRRPVIGEKPMFASIEEVTQPVDLAVITAPLPAIAAIIESCGKQGIKSAVVLSPGFREIRSKNTSLQRVIIQTAKQYGVRLLGPNCFGIMRPEIGLNATFYRGGGASRPAGLGFSV comes from the coding sequence ATGGTGTTGGATATTGGATTAGATTGCCGCGAAATTAGTTCGGATCAACTAAGGCTGTTCCTGGGAAATTTCATATCACCGAATCTTATGGGCAAGCACTATCTCACCAGCTTATTCTCCCCGAAATCGGTAGCCGTGTTTGGCGCCAGTGACCGTAGCGAATCGGTCGGTGGTATCGTTTACCAGAATCTGATAGCTGGTTTCCACGGTCCGGTATATGGCATCAATCCCCGACGCCCGGTGATTGGCGAAAAACCGATGTTTGCCAGCATTGAGGAGGTTACCCAGCCAGTGGATCTGGCAGTAATTACTGCCCCGCTGCCGGCTATCGCTGCCATTATCGAGAGTTGTGGAAAGCAAGGGATCAAATCTGCGGTGGTACTGTCCCCCGGTTTTAGGGAGATTCGATCAAAAAATACCTCGCTTCAAAGAGTCATCATCCAGACCGCAAAACAGTATGGGGTTCGTTTATTAGGTCCCAATTGTTTTGGCATTATGCGTCCCGAGATCGGCCTCAATGCAACCTTTTATCGGGGGGGGGGCGCTTCCCGGCCGGCTGGCCTTGGTTTCTCAGTCTGA
- a CDS encoding soluble lytic murein transglycosylase, translating to MALGRHPIQRDNRIARFHFMSQCCLPSSGRGRELVTNTSFRPTLFVLTLWFSLLLVTPPVAADFAQQRQDFREAREARNRGDLVTFKRLLPGLVDYPLYGYLIYDDLKARNTPDSEVRAFLTRYADLPVAATLRNAWLKRLAEEERWSDFLNNYRDTQETALRCLYAQARVTSQERDSLAAEGKQTLPQGWKEEVRALWLVGKSQPLECEDTFAIWEGAGGMTTADLWQRITLAFNVGSIDLAGEIGARLPDAERVWVRVWTRVYSNPQTGLDDPLLANDSPRARIVVRHGITRLARINISMAADRWQVLKGRYSFDAEERWATERAIALRAASDRHPRALALLEHLSSADGDVRRARVRVALWEGNWPAVLRHVRALKPWERSTDRWRYWEARALEETGQLGAEEIYRELAEHRGYHGFLAADHLNLPYAFNHRTLPTVASDVARLEARPAMVRAREWFILGYPPDGRREWTAAITGANPAELVAAAQLAARWNLPDRVIATLGRSQEEDDLFLRFPLEYQELVLVRAAAAGIPPAMVFAVVRQESVFMADIRSSAGALGLMQLMPATAAQVAKGLKIPYIGTTDLIDPDRNLQLGSTFLGQLVNRQGGLALAAAAYNAGPGRVKQWRPQAKMAADVWVESIPFDETRRYVRNVLTYAVIYGWRLKRPIGRMIDEMPSVMP from the coding sequence ATGGCCCTGGGTCGCCATCCGATCCAGCGAGACAATCGCATAGCAAGGTTTCATTTCATGTCGCAATGCTGCCTCCCCAGTAGTGGAAGGGGTCGTGAGCTGGTTACAAATACCAGTTTTCGACCTACCCTTTTCGTTCTAACCCTGTGGTTTTCTCTGCTATTGGTCACCCCGCCTGTTGCCGCAGATTTTGCCCAGCAACGCCAAGACTTCCGCGAGGCGCGAGAGGCCCGGAATCGGGGGGACCTGGTGACTTTCAAACGCCTATTGCCCGGTCTGGTTGATTATCCGCTCTACGGATACCTTATCTACGACGACCTTAAGGCCCGCAACACCCCAGATAGTGAGGTACGGGCCTTTCTCACCCGCTACGCCGATCTACCCGTAGCAGCAACTCTGCGCAACGCTTGGTTAAAGCGTCTTGCCGAAGAGGAGCGCTGGTCTGATTTCTTGAACAACTATCGAGATACGCAGGAAACGGCGCTACGCTGCCTCTACGCACAGGCGCGTGTTACTAGTCAGGAGAGAGACTCTCTCGCCGCCGAAGGAAAACAAACACTTCCCCAGGGGTGGAAGGAAGAGGTGCGGGCATTGTGGTTGGTGGGTAAAAGCCAACCACTGGAGTGTGAGGATACCTTTGCCATCTGGGAAGGAGCAGGGGGAATGACCACGGCCGATCTATGGCAGCGCATTACCCTTGCCTTTAATGTTGGCAGCATTGACTTGGCAGGGGAGATTGGCGCGCGGTTGCCCGACGCTGAGCGTGTCTGGGTTCGGGTCTGGACTCGGGTCTACAGCAACCCTCAGACAGGGTTAGACGATCCACTACTCGCCAACGACAGTCCCCGCGCTCGTATTGTGGTCCGCCACGGGATTACTCGTTTGGCGCGAATCAATATCTCCATGGCGGCGGACCGTTGGCAGGTGTTGAAGGGGCGCTATTCGTTCGATGCCGAGGAGCGCTGGGCTACCGAACGGGCTATTGCCCTGCGTGCCGCCTCTGACCGTCACCCTCGTGCCCTAGCGTTGCTGGAACATCTATCTTCCGCCGATGGTGATGTGCGTCGTGCCCGGGTGCGTGTCGCCTTGTGGGAGGGGAATTGGCCAGCGGTGTTGCGCCATGTGCGTGCCCTCAAACCCTGGGAGCGGAGTACCGACCGCTGGCGTTATTGGGAGGCCCGTGCCCTGGAAGAGACCGGTCAATTGGGGGCGGAAGAGATCTACCGCGAGCTGGCCGAGCACCGTGGTTACCATGGTTTTTTGGCCGCCGATCACCTGAATCTTCCCTATGCCTTTAACCATCGCACCCTGCCCACCGTAGCCAGTGATGTGGCACGTTTGGAGGCACGACCAGCGATGGTCCGGGCTCGCGAATGGTTCATCCTCGGTTATCCCCCTGATGGCCGCCGCGAGTGGACTGCCGCCATCACCGGCGCCAACCCTGCGGAGTTGGTCGCGGCTGCCCAACTCGCCGCTCGTTGGAATTTGCCGGATCGCGTGATTGCCACTCTTGGGCGTAGTCAGGAAGAAGACGATTTGTTCCTACGTTTTCCCCTGGAGTACCAAGAGCTGGTCCTGGTCCGGGCCGCAGCGGCAGGGATACCGCCCGCCATGGTCTTTGCCGTAGTCCGCCAAGAGAGCGTCTTTATGGCGGATATTCGCTCTTCCGCAGGCGCCCTTGGCTTGATGCAACTCATGCCTGCCACAGCGGCCCAAGTAGCCAAGGGGCTCAAGATTCCATACATCGGGACTACCGATCTGATTGATCCAGATCGCAACCTGCAACTGGGTAGTACCTTTCTCGGTCAATTGGTCAATCGGCAGGGGGGGCTTGCCCTAGCAGCTGCGGCCTACAACGCGGGTCCTGGTCGAGTCAAACAATGGCGGCCGCAGGCAAAGATGGCGGCGGATGTATGGGTAGAATCCATTCCCTTCGATGAAACTCGTCGCTACGTGCGTAATGTTCTGACCTATGCCGTGATTTACGGATGGCGCTTGAAACGACCCATCGGACGTATGATTGATGAAATGCCGTCAGTGATGCCGTAA
- a CDS encoding conserved hypothetical protein (Evidence 4 : Unknown function but conserved in other organisms) → MKIQSSEIALAGQHAATQHYQKSTSLRAWVGDQRPDFEGRSRNTGADRLSLSERAQSTAAQTALPKVDQEPSTKKAEGVSDNEKELALDPRSKLIMMMVEAFTGKKIKIASLDNIGTNAPQCPSVPPSATTETVNTSSASSEAPPDGYGVEYDSHESYAETEQSNFSAQGVIRTSDGKQIDFTLDLSMERSYSTQTDVNIRLGDAARQKKDPLVINLDGNAAQLTSTKFSFDIDADGQADKVSFTAPSSGFLALDKNNDGTINNGSELFGAITGDGFAELADYDQDKNGWIDENDKVFDKLKILTKDENGKDSLSGLKTNNVGALYINKVSTPFDLKGSDNASLGTVRASGIYLKENGAAGTLQQIDLTV, encoded by the coding sequence ATGAAAATTCAATCCTCTGAAATTGCCCTCGCGGGACAACATGCCGCCACTCAGCACTATCAGAAATCGACATCATTGCGGGCATGGGTGGGTGATCAACGTCCAGATTTCGAAGGGCGCTCGCGAAATACCGGCGCAGATCGATTGTCTCTGTCGGAACGAGCCCAATCGACGGCTGCCCAAACTGCGCTACCAAAGGTAGATCAAGAACCGTCGACGAAAAAAGCCGAGGGTGTCTCTGATAATGAGAAAGAATTGGCTCTCGATCCCCGATCAAAACTGATCATGATGATGGTGGAGGCATTCACCGGAAAGAAGATCAAAATTGCCTCTCTCGATAATATCGGCACGAACGCCCCACAATGCCCTAGTGTTCCCCCCTCTGCCACTACGGAAACCGTAAACACCTCAAGCGCATCCAGCGAAGCGCCACCAGATGGTTATGGGGTTGAGTATGATTCTCACGAATCGTATGCTGAGACCGAGCAAAGCAATTTTTCTGCGCAAGGGGTGATCCGTACCAGCGACGGCAAGCAAATTGACTTTACCTTGGATTTATCCATGGAGAGAAGCTATTCCACCCAAACCGATGTCAACATACGTCTGGGTGATGCCGCCCGTCAGAAAAAGGATCCACTCGTCATTAATCTCGACGGAAACGCAGCGCAACTAACCAGCACCAAATTTAGTTTTGATATCGATGCCGATGGTCAGGCCGATAAAGTCTCCTTCACTGCTCCAAGCAGCGGCTTTCTTGCCCTCGACAAGAATAATGACGGTACGATCAATAACGGATCAGAACTATTTGGCGCGATCACCGGCGATGGTTTCGCAGAATTAGCGGATTACGATCAAGATAAGAACGGTTGGATCGACGAGAATGATAAAGTTTTCGACAAGCTCAAGATTCTTACAAAGGATGAGAACGGTAAGGATAGCCTCTCTGGATTGAAAACCAATAATGTTGGTGCGCTCTATATTAATAAAGTCTCGACCCCCTTTGATCTGAAAGGCAGCGACAATGCCAGTCTAGGAACAGTACGTGCAAGCGGTATCTATCTCAAGGAAAATGGGGCAGCCGGTACCTTACAACAAATTGATCTGACAGTTTAA
- a CDS encoding outer membrane protein, multidrug efflux system — MELQHRAGLILVATLITACTVGPDYVRPSVEVPDTFKEAAGWKLAEPRDEAPRGPWWQVYGDPALNALEEQIANANQDVQAAAARLRQARALLQGARANEFPTVTANTSINRAEGIIGSGTNRNTTATTYNLALDVSWEVDLWGRVARTVEANQATLVANTADFAAVRLSAQAALAQTYFQLRIADTQQRLLEDTVVAYQTSLRLTQNQYSFGVIPRANVLQAQTQLQTTRALAVDVGIQRATLEHAIAILIGRPPANFSLAVKIQPAALPPLPVIIPATLLERRPDIAAAERRVAAANAEIGVAQAAFFPSLTLSSGSGFRGTDISNWLTSPNRFWSVGPALASTLFDAGSRRAQTEQVIAAYDITVASYRQAVLNAFQEVEDNLSTLTLLGREASIQEQAVQAARESVRLTMNQYQAGLVNYLNVVTVQAALLSAERTSNDLLGRRLAASVTLLKALGGDWEISSTRI; from the coding sequence ATGGAACTCCAACATAGGGCGGGATTGATTCTTGTTGCGACGCTGATCACGGCTTGTACGGTGGGTCCTGATTATGTACGCCCATCCGTGGAGGTACCGGATACTTTCAAGGAGGCTGCCGGTTGGAAATTGGCGGAACCGCGCGATGAGGCGCCTCGTGGCCCCTGGTGGCAGGTCTATGGTGATCCCGCGCTCAATGCCTTGGAAGAACAGATTGCCAACGCCAATCAGGATGTACAGGCGGCAGCTGCGCGTTTGCGTCAGGCCCGCGCCTTGTTGCAAGGGGCACGCGCCAATGAATTTCCTACCGTAACGGCCAATACCTCGATTAATCGTGCTGAGGGCATCATCGGGAGCGGTACCAACCGCAATACCACCGCTACGACTTACAATCTTGCCTTGGACGTAAGCTGGGAGGTTGATCTTTGGGGGCGGGTGGCGCGCACCGTAGAGGCGAATCAAGCTACCCTGGTGGCCAACACTGCCGACTTTGCCGCCGTGCGTCTGAGTGCGCAAGCCGCCTTGGCCCAGACCTATTTCCAACTACGCATTGCCGATACCCAGCAACGCCTATTGGAGGATACTGTTGTCGCTTATCAGACCTCGCTACGGCTGACGCAGAATCAATATTCTTTCGGTGTGATACCGCGTGCCAATGTACTTCAGGCGCAGACGCAACTCCAAACCACGCGGGCTTTAGCGGTTGACGTGGGTATTCAGCGTGCCACCCTGGAACACGCCATTGCTATTCTGATTGGTCGTCCTCCGGCCAATTTCTCTTTGGCCGTGAAGATTCAGCCCGCCGCTCTACCACCACTCCCGGTGATTATTCCTGCCACTCTGTTGGAGCGACGCCCTGACATTGCCGCTGCGGAGCGTCGGGTTGCGGCGGCGAATGCCGAGATTGGGGTTGCCCAAGCGGCGTTCTTTCCCAGTTTGACGCTGAGTAGTGGCAGTGGTTTTCGTGGTACTGACATTTCTAATTGGCTTACCAGCCCCAACCGATTTTGGTCAGTAGGTCCGGCCCTGGCCAGTACTCTTTTCGATGCTGGGTCACGTCGTGCCCAGACCGAGCAGGTAATTGCTGCCTATGATATTACCGTGGCCAGCTATCGCCAGGCGGTGCTCAATGCCTTCCAAGAGGTAGAGGACAATCTTTCCACTCTCACTCTTTTGGGGCGTGAGGCGTCTATTCAGGAACAGGCGGTTCAGGCCGCCCGTGAATCGGTACGCCTCACCATGAATCAATACCAAGCAGGACTGGTAAATTATCTCAATGTTGTTACGGTCCAGGCGGCCCTTCTTTCCGCCGAGCGTACTAGCAACGATCTGTTGGGTCGTCGTCTCGCGGCAAGTGTTACGCTGCTCAAGGCATTGGGTGGAGATTGGGAGATATCGAGTACAAGAATCTAG
- a CDS encoding General secretion pathway protein GspF: MRRPKTTNEYIDLIEQAIFELGELRAADEWEQEEGGNTLGFIDPLTAQLRQLLEQLQAGTHRFGEGDLVLINIVRVHARQIPFKSLLDLINQTHRLGLENGTPT, translated from the coding sequence ATGCGTCGTCCGAAGACCACAAACGAATATATCGACCTAATCGAACAGGCGATCTTTGAACTGGGAGAATTACGTGCGGCAGATGAATGGGAGCAGGAGGAGGGAGGGAACACCTTGGGGTTTATCGATCCATTAACCGCTCAATTACGTCAACTCCTGGAACAGTTACAAGCAGGGACTCATCGTTTTGGCGAAGGTGATTTAGTTCTGATAAACATCGTGCGTGTCCATGCCCGACAGATCCCCTTTAAGAGTTTGCTGGACTTAATCAATCAGACGCACCGTTTGGGGTTGGAGAATGGAACTCCAACATAG
- the prmB gene encoding 50S ribosomal subunit protein L3 N(5)-glutamine methyltransferase, which yields MRKTATKAKMVKESTVNVAVADKIEASDPPTDLVRPSPAELDLMKQEAITELRSVRDLIRWGTSHFVKAGLAFGHGIDNPWDEATSLTLHALHLPPLVPERIGDARLTISERRRVVDLFQRRIAERKPAAYLTQEAWFAGLSFYVDERVLVPRSPIAELIEKGFDPWLAEFQVGRILDIGTGSGCIAVACALAFPGVEVDAVDISPDALAVARINIERHGVANQVTLFQSDLYQSLEGRCYDLIVSNPPYVPAPQIATLPAEYRHEPALGLVAGAEGLDAVVRLLREADDHLTLEGVLIVEVGDSAAALEERFPEVPFLWLDFERGGDGVFLLTAEQIHEYRRCFK from the coding sequence GTGAGAAAAACAGCAACGAAGGCGAAGATGGTAAAAGAATCCACGGTGAATGTAGCGGTTGCGGACAAAATAGAGGCATCGGATCCGCCAACCGATTTGGTTAGGCCCAGTCCTGCGGAACTGGATTTGATGAAGCAGGAGGCCATCACGGAATTGCGGAGCGTGCGTGATCTCATTCGCTGGGGGACGAGTCACTTTGTGAAGGCGGGGCTTGCCTTTGGTCATGGTATTGATAATCCGTGGGACGAGGCAACCAGCTTGACTTTGCACGCCCTCCATCTTCCTCCTCTGGTCCCTGAGCGGATTGGCGATGCCCGACTCACGATCTCCGAGCGGAGGCGCGTGGTGGACCTATTCCAACGGCGTATTGCCGAACGTAAACCGGCGGCCTATCTAACCCAAGAGGCATGGTTCGCCGGATTGTCCTTTTATGTAGATGAGCGTGTCCTCGTCCCGCGCTCCCCAATTGCCGAACTGATCGAGAAGGGATTCGATCCTTGGCTGGCAGAGTTTCAGGTGGGACGTATTCTGGATATTGGAACTGGTTCGGGTTGTATTGCCGTGGCCTGTGCCTTGGCCTTTCCTGGGGTAGAAGTGGATGCTGTGGATATCTCCCCCGATGCCCTAGCGGTGGCGCGTATCAATATCGAACGCCATGGAGTGGCCAATCAGGTTACGCTTTTCCAATCGGATCTTTATCAGAGTCTGGAAGGGCGCTGTTACGACCTGATTGTGAGTAATCCACCCTACGTACCCGCACCTCAAATAGCGACCCTGCCCGCAGAATATCGTCATGAGCCCGCCTTGGGACTGGTAGCAGGGGCGGAAGGATTGGATGCCGTAGTGAGATTATTGCGAGAGGCAGACGACCACCTCACCCTAGAGGGAGTATTAATCGTTGAGGTGGGAGATTCCGCTGCGGCCCTGGAGGAGCGTTTTCCAGAGGTGCCTTTCCTGTGGCTGGATTTTGAACGCGGTGGCGACGGTGTGTTTCTGCTTACTGCGGAACAGATTCACGAGTATCGGAGATGTTTCAAGTAA
- a CDS encoding HSP20 family protein, which translates to MASIRQSPWFTLNQLQEEMNRLFERAVTPDPESGAAATAEWIPLVDICEEQDRFVLLADIPAVDPKEIHITMEKGVLTISGDRHSEDRAENDVLKRIERPSGAFYRRFILPDTADAEHVLARGSNGVLEITIPKHERAQPRRIVVEG; encoded by the coding sequence ATGGCAAGCATTCGTCAGTCTCCCTGGTTCACCCTCAATCAGCTCCAAGAGGAAATGAACCGACTCTTCGAACGTGCAGTTACCCCTGATCCGGAGAGTGGGGCCGCAGCCACTGCTGAATGGATCCCATTAGTAGATATCTGCGAAGAGCAAGATCGCTTCGTGCTGCTTGCCGATATCCCGGCAGTGGACCCAAAGGAGATTCATATTACTATGGAGAAGGGCGTACTCACTATCTCCGGGGATCGTCACAGCGAGGATCGGGCAGAAAACGATGTCCTTAAGCGCATCGAACGGCCGAGCGGCGCGTTCTATCGTCGTTTCATACTCCCCGATACCGCAGACGCCGAGCATGTGCTCGCGCGTGGTAGTAATGGTGTGCTGGAGATAACTATTCCCAAGCATGAACGCGCCCAACCACGGCGTATTGTGGTCGAAGGTTAA
- a CDS encoding putative PilZ domain-containing protein (Evidence 3 : Putative function from multiple computational evidences), translating to MNTHPSSAIPDPERRRYYRVDDNAMLAYRIIPVDQVERTLARFREGPSDRFSLSATYIGNDTAMKESLAHIKAEQPAVASYLDALDRKMNLLANLVMTMNNDFEDYPSRRVNLSGGGVAFDIEHKVITGTVVEVKLILLPSYRGILAYGTVIHCKGDEQNANDPLFPWRMALNFAHIRETDREHIVRHVLHQQAVWLRHRHFEE from the coding sequence ATGAATACTCATCCATCCTCGGCAATTCCTGATCCGGAACGTCGCCGTTATTATCGTGTTGATGATAATGCGATGCTCGCCTATCGGATCATCCCCGTAGATCAGGTGGAGCGTACCCTAGCACGATTTCGCGAGGGGCCATCGGATCGTTTTAGTCTGAGTGCAACCTATATCGGGAACGATACAGCGATGAAGGAGAGTTTAGCCCACATCAAGGCAGAACAACCGGCGGTCGCCTCCTATCTGGATGCGCTTGACCGTAAAATGAATCTGCTCGCCAATTTGGTGATGACGATGAATAACGATTTTGAGGATTACCCCTCGCGGCGGGTGAATTTGAGTGGTGGCGGGGTTGCCTTTGATATTGAGCACAAGGTTATCACCGGAACCGTCGTCGAGGTCAAATTAATACTCTTACCAAGTTATCGTGGCATTTTGGCCTACGGTACCGTAATTCACTGCAAAGGCGACGAGCAAAATGCTAACGACCCACTTTTTCCCTGGCGCATGGCGTTGAATTTCGCACATATTCGTGAGACGGATCGAGAACATATTGTGCGTCATGTCTTGCATCAACAAGCGGTATGGTTGCGACACCGCCATTTTGAGGAATAG
- the ampG gene encoding muropeptide:H(+) symporter, producing MSILLPAAPRTSTRMTLMLALGFTSGLPLALTGGTLQAWLTTAGVDLTTIGVFTLVGLPYTLKFLWAPLMDRYVPPWLGRRRGWMLTTQILLGICILALATVDPVEAPVTLAVLALLVAFASASQDVTVDAYRAEVLAPTERGLGAAVSVVGYRIAMLLTGAGALVAAQFLGFPTVYVLAAGLLIVGLGATAFGPEPVAIDAEHGIPPRSLRAAVEEPLREFFARPGAQALLGLIVLYKLGDAFAGSLTTAFLIRGVGFGVGEVGAINKGLGLISLLLGGLVGGAWLARLGLYRALLLFGVLQGVSTLTFSALAWTGKSYVLMVTAVGFENLAGGMGTAAFVALLIGLCDPRYTATQFALLSALAALGRVYVGPAAGFVVDAVGWGNFFVITSITALPGLILLVKLRKRLEPLPEK from the coding sequence ATGTCTATCCTTTTGCCCGCTGCTCCTCGGACCAGCACCCGCATGACCCTCATGCTTGCCCTAGGTTTTACCTCGGGGCTACCCCTGGCCCTAACCGGTGGCACATTACAGGCCTGGCTTACCACTGCCGGAGTGGATTTGACCACGATCGGCGTATTCACTCTGGTGGGACTGCCCTATACCCTAAAGTTTCTCTGGGCGCCACTCATGGACCGTTATGTACCGCCCTGGCTGGGGCGACGCCGTGGTTGGATGCTCACCACCCAGATCCTGCTTGGTATTTGTATCCTCGCCCTAGCAACCGTTGACCCGGTCGAGGCACCGGTTACGCTTGCCGTCCTCGCCTTGCTGGTCGCCTTCGCCTCCGCCTCCCAGGATGTGACCGTCGATGCCTATCGTGCCGAGGTGCTAGCCCCAACCGAGCGCGGCTTGGGGGCGGCGGTGTCGGTGGTAGGCTACCGCATCGCGATGCTTCTAACCGGCGCAGGTGCCTTGGTGGCAGCGCAGTTTTTGGGGTTTCCTACGGTCTACGTACTCGCGGCAGGACTCCTGATCGTTGGACTTGGCGCGACCGCTTTCGGGCCGGAACCCGTCGCAATCGATGCAGAACATGGTATTCCCCCCCGTTCCCTACGCGCTGCGGTAGAGGAACCTCTACGCGAATTCTTCGCACGCCCGGGGGCTCAGGCCCTGCTCGGCCTCATTGTCCTCTACAAGCTAGGGGACGCCTTCGCCGGCAGCCTCACGACTGCCTTCCTCATCCGAGGGGTCGGTTTCGGCGTGGGAGAGGTCGGGGCCATCAACAAAGGGCTAGGGTTGATCAGCCTGCTCCTGGGAGGACTGGTGGGCGGCGCTTGGTTGGCGCGGTTGGGATTGTACCGAGCGTTGCTACTGTTCGGGGTGCTCCAGGGAGTTTCTACCCTCACCTTTTCAGCCCTGGCCTGGACCGGCAAAAGCTACGTGTTGATGGTAACCGCCGTAGGTTTCGAAAATCTTGCCGGTGGAATGGGTACGGCGGCCTTCGTTGCCTTACTCATCGGCCTATGCGACCCACGCTATACCGCGACCCAATTCGCTTTACTCTCAGCCCTGGCCGCCCTCGGTAGAGTTTATGTCGGACCCGCCGCCGGCTTTGTGGTGGATGCGGTAGGCTGGGGTAATTTCTTCGTCATTACCAGTATTACCGCCCTCCCCGGATTGATCCTCTTGGTGAAATTGCGAAAACGCCTGGAACCACTTCCTGAGAAGTAA
- the rsmG gene encoding Ribosomal RNA small subunit methyltransferase G, whose product MTRSPRKSHPPGGSLEKSSAELLRHGLLELALDVSEATRAALLRYLDLLLRWNKTYNLTAVRDPTEMVTKHLLDSLSVVVHVSPGRILDVGSGAGLPALPLALARPELRVTALDSNQKKARFINQVVLELHIQNLLVVHRRVEDYQPTDCYDTVISRAFSSIPDFISATDHLLAPRGVWLAMKGIRPDAELVTLPLGCRCQEVIPLRVPGLEAERHLVVLAPV is encoded by the coding sequence ATGACTCGCTCCCCTCGTAAATCTCACCCGCCCGGCGGCAGTCTGGAGAAATCTTCCGCCGAGTTACTGCGGCACGGCCTGCTGGAATTGGCTCTGGATGTCTCGGAAGCAACCAGAGCGGCGTTATTACGCTACCTGGATCTACTCCTCCGTTGGAATAAGACCTATAACCTCACCGCAGTGCGTGACCCTACGGAGATGGTTACCAAGCACCTCCTGGATAGTCTATCCGTTGTTGTCCATGTCTCTCCTGGGCGGATTCTGGATGTGGGCAGTGGTGCTGGATTACCTGCGCTGCCGCTGGCCTTGGCGCGACCCGAATTACGGGTAACTGCCCTGGACAGTAATCAGAAAAAGGCACGTTTTATTAACCAGGTGGTGCTCGAACTTCATATTCAAAATCTGCTCGTGGTCCATCGTCGCGTGGAGGATTATCAACCGACGGATTGCTACGATACGGTGATCTCTCGGGCCTTTTCGAGCATTCCCGACTTCATTTCTGCTACGGACCATCTCTTGGCCCCGCGTGGGGTATGGCTGGCGATGAAAGGGATACGTCCTGATGCAGAATTGGTTACGCTGCCTTTGGGGTGCCGGTGTCAGGAGGTGATTCCTTTGCGCGTTCCCGGTCTGGAGGCCGAACGCCATTTGGTGGTATTGGCGCCGGTCTGA